A single genomic interval of Calypte anna isolate BGI_N300 chromosome 3, bCalAnn1_v1.p, whole genome shotgun sequence harbors:
- the FBXO25 gene encoding F-box only protein 25 isoform X1, which translates to MPFLGQDWRSPGWRWIKTEDGWKRCEPFSPTLEDGSNQLNDISHTVILTGDDEDEEIYSTEDCEFAAKKRKKDHFRNNTDSQCFYREKWIYVHKESTRERHGYCTLGEAFNRLDFSSAIQDIRRFNYVVKLLQLIAKSQLTSLSGAAQKNYFNILDKIVRKVMEDQYNPRLIKDLLQDLSSTLCILIRGVGKSVLVGNINIWICRLETILLWQQQLKNLQMNKEVNNGLTLSDLPLHMLNNILYRFSDGWDIITLGQVTPTLYMLSEDRQLWKKLCQYHFAEKQFCRHLILSEKGHIDWKLMYFALQKYYPIKEQYGDTLHFCRHCSILFWKDTGHPCTASDPNTCLMPDFMKHTTSLSISCITQKTDLGLLESDFLIFFFPW; encoded by the exons ATGCCATTTTTGGGCCAAGACTGGAGATCTCCTGGGTGGAGATGGATTAAAACAGAAGATGGATGGAAAAGATGTGAACCCTTCAGTCCTACACTTGAGGATGGAAGTAATCAGCTGAATGATATCAGTCACACTGT CATCTTAACTGGtgatgatgaagatgaagaaatatACAGTACTGAAGATTGTGAGTTTGcagccaagaaaagaaaaaaggatcaTTTTAGGAATAACACAGATTCACAAT gtttttatcGTGAGAAGTGGATTTATGTTCATAAAGAAAGCACGAGGGAA AGACATGGCTATTGCACATTGGGAGAAGCATTTAACCGCTTAGACTTTTCAAGTGCAATTCAGGACATCAGAAGGTTCAATTATGTGGTCAAA CTTTTGCAGTTAATTGCAAAATCCCAGTTAACCTCACTGAGTGGTGCTGCACAGAAGAACTACTTTAACATTTTGGACAAAATTGTGCGGAAGG tcATGGAAGACCAGTATAACCCACGATTAATCAAAGATCTTCTGCAGGATCTGAGTTCTACTCTCTGTATACTTATTAGGGGAGTTGGAAAATCAGTGTTGGTAGGGAACATTAATATTTGGATATGCCGATTAGAAACCATCCTTCTGTGGCAACAACAACTAAAAAACCTCCAGATGAACAAG GAAGTCAACAATGGTCTCACTCTTAGTGATCTTCCTCTGCACATGCTGAATAACATCTTATACAGGTTCTCAGATGGCTGGGACATTATTACTCTGGGTCAAGTGACCCCAACTTTGTACATGCTCAGTGAAGACAGGCAATTGTGGAAAAAACTCTGCCAGTAccattttgcagaaaaacag TTTTGTAGGCATTTGATTCTATCCGAGAAAGGTCACATTGACTGGAAGCTGATGTACTTTGCACTTCAGAAATATTACCCAATAAAGGAACAGTATGGGGACACCTTGCATTTCTGTCGACACTGTAGTATTCTGTTTTGGAAG gaTACAGGACACCCCTGCACAGCCAGTGATCCAAACACATGTCTCATGCCA gactTTATGAAACATACCACCTCACTCAGCATATCCTGCATAACTCAAAAGACAGATCTGGGGCTACTGgaaagtgattttttaatttttttttttccatggtag
- the FBXO25 gene encoding F-box only protein 25 isoform X4: MPFLGQDWRSPGWRWIKTEDGWKRCEPFSPTLEDGSNQLNDISHTVILTGDDEDEEIYSTEDCEFAAKKRKKDHFRNNTDSQCFYREKWIYVHKESTRERHGYCTLGEAFNRLDFSSAIQDIRRFNYVVKLLQLIAKSQLTSLSGAAQKNYFNILDKIVRKVMEDQYNPRLIKDLLQDLSSTLCILIRGVGKSVLVGNINIWICRLETILLWQQQLKNLQMNKEVNNGLTLSDLPLHMLNNILYRFSDGWDIITLGQVTPTLYMLSEDRQLWKKLCQYHFAEKQDTGHPCTASDPNTCLMPDFMKHTTSLSISCITQKTDLGLLESDFLIFFFPW; the protein is encoded by the exons ATGCCATTTTTGGGCCAAGACTGGAGATCTCCTGGGTGGAGATGGATTAAAACAGAAGATGGATGGAAAAGATGTGAACCCTTCAGTCCTACACTTGAGGATGGAAGTAATCAGCTGAATGATATCAGTCACACTGT CATCTTAACTGGtgatgatgaagatgaagaaatatACAGTACTGAAGATTGTGAGTTTGcagccaagaaaagaaaaaaggatcaTTTTAGGAATAACACAGATTCACAAT gtttttatcGTGAGAAGTGGATTTATGTTCATAAAGAAAGCACGAGGGAA AGACATGGCTATTGCACATTGGGAGAAGCATTTAACCGCTTAGACTTTTCAAGTGCAATTCAGGACATCAGAAGGTTCAATTATGTGGTCAAA CTTTTGCAGTTAATTGCAAAATCCCAGTTAACCTCACTGAGTGGTGCTGCACAGAAGAACTACTTTAACATTTTGGACAAAATTGTGCGGAAGG tcATGGAAGACCAGTATAACCCACGATTAATCAAAGATCTTCTGCAGGATCTGAGTTCTACTCTCTGTATACTTATTAGGGGAGTTGGAAAATCAGTGTTGGTAGGGAACATTAATATTTGGATATGCCGATTAGAAACCATCCTTCTGTGGCAACAACAACTAAAAAACCTCCAGATGAACAAG GAAGTCAACAATGGTCTCACTCTTAGTGATCTTCCTCTGCACATGCTGAATAACATCTTATACAGGTTCTCAGATGGCTGGGACATTATTACTCTGGGTCAAGTGACCCCAACTTTGTACATGCTCAGTGAAGACAGGCAATTGTGGAAAAAACTCTGCCAGTAccattttgcagaaaaacag gaTACAGGACACCCCTGCACAGCCAGTGATCCAAACACATGTCTCATGCCA gactTTATGAAACATACCACCTCACTCAGCATATCCTGCATAACTCAAAAGACAGATCTGGGGCTACTGgaaagtgattttttaatttttttttttccatggtag
- the FBXO25 gene encoding F-box only protein 25 isoform X5, translating to MPFLGQDWRSPGWRWIKTEDGWKRCEPFSPTLEDGSNQLNDISHTVILTGDDEDEEIYSTEDCEFAAKKRKKDHFRNNTDSQCFYREKWIYVHKESTRERHGYCTLGEAFNRLDFSSAIQDIRRFNYVVKLLQLIAKSQLTSLSGAAQKNYFNILDKIVRKVMEDQYNPRLIKDLLQDLSSTLCILIRGVGKSVLVGNINIWICRLETILLWQQQLKNLQMNKEVNNGLTLSDLPLHMLNNILYRFSDGWDIITLGQVTPTLYMLSEDRQLWKKLCQYHFAEKQDTGHPCTASDPNTCLMPVSPQHFIDLFKF from the exons ATGCCATTTTTGGGCCAAGACTGGAGATCTCCTGGGTGGAGATGGATTAAAACAGAAGATGGATGGAAAAGATGTGAACCCTTCAGTCCTACACTTGAGGATGGAAGTAATCAGCTGAATGATATCAGTCACACTGT CATCTTAACTGGtgatgatgaagatgaagaaatatACAGTACTGAAGATTGTGAGTTTGcagccaagaaaagaaaaaaggatcaTTTTAGGAATAACACAGATTCACAAT gtttttatcGTGAGAAGTGGATTTATGTTCATAAAGAAAGCACGAGGGAA AGACATGGCTATTGCACATTGGGAGAAGCATTTAACCGCTTAGACTTTTCAAGTGCAATTCAGGACATCAGAAGGTTCAATTATGTGGTCAAA CTTTTGCAGTTAATTGCAAAATCCCAGTTAACCTCACTGAGTGGTGCTGCACAGAAGAACTACTTTAACATTTTGGACAAAATTGTGCGGAAGG tcATGGAAGACCAGTATAACCCACGATTAATCAAAGATCTTCTGCAGGATCTGAGTTCTACTCTCTGTATACTTATTAGGGGAGTTGGAAAATCAGTGTTGGTAGGGAACATTAATATTTGGATATGCCGATTAGAAACCATCCTTCTGTGGCAACAACAACTAAAAAACCTCCAGATGAACAAG GAAGTCAACAATGGTCTCACTCTTAGTGATCTTCCTCTGCACATGCTGAATAACATCTTATACAGGTTCTCAGATGGCTGGGACATTATTACTCTGGGTCAAGTGACCCCAACTTTGTACATGCTCAGTGAAGACAGGCAATTGTGGAAAAAACTCTGCCAGTAccattttgcagaaaaacag gaTACAGGACACCCCTGCACAGCCAGTGATCCAAACACATGTCTCATGCCAGTATCTCCTCAGCACTTCATTGACCTCTTCAAATTTTGA
- the FBXO25 gene encoding F-box only protein 25 isoform X3: MPFLGQDWRSPGWRWIKTEDGWKRCEPFSPTLEDGSNQLNDISHTVILTGDDEDEEIYSTEDCEFAAKKRKKDHFRNNTDSQCFYREKWIYVHKESTRERHGYCTLGEAFNRLDFSSAIQDIRRFNYVVKLLQLIAKSQLTSLSGAAQKNYFNILDKIVRKVMEDQYNPRLIKDLLQDLSSTLCILIRGVGKSVLVGNINIWICRLETILLWQQQLKNLQMNKEVNNGLTLSDLPLHMLNNILYRFSDGWDIITLGQVTPTLYMLSEDRQLWKKLCQYHFAEKQFCRHLILSEKGHIDWKLMYFALQKYYPIKEQYGDTLHFCRHCSILFWKDTGHPCTASDPNTCLMPVSPQHFIDLFKF; this comes from the exons ATGCCATTTTTGGGCCAAGACTGGAGATCTCCTGGGTGGAGATGGATTAAAACAGAAGATGGATGGAAAAGATGTGAACCCTTCAGTCCTACACTTGAGGATGGAAGTAATCAGCTGAATGATATCAGTCACACTGT CATCTTAACTGGtgatgatgaagatgaagaaatatACAGTACTGAAGATTGTGAGTTTGcagccaagaaaagaaaaaaggatcaTTTTAGGAATAACACAGATTCACAAT gtttttatcGTGAGAAGTGGATTTATGTTCATAAAGAAAGCACGAGGGAA AGACATGGCTATTGCACATTGGGAGAAGCATTTAACCGCTTAGACTTTTCAAGTGCAATTCAGGACATCAGAAGGTTCAATTATGTGGTCAAA CTTTTGCAGTTAATTGCAAAATCCCAGTTAACCTCACTGAGTGGTGCTGCACAGAAGAACTACTTTAACATTTTGGACAAAATTGTGCGGAAGG tcATGGAAGACCAGTATAACCCACGATTAATCAAAGATCTTCTGCAGGATCTGAGTTCTACTCTCTGTATACTTATTAGGGGAGTTGGAAAATCAGTGTTGGTAGGGAACATTAATATTTGGATATGCCGATTAGAAACCATCCTTCTGTGGCAACAACAACTAAAAAACCTCCAGATGAACAAG GAAGTCAACAATGGTCTCACTCTTAGTGATCTTCCTCTGCACATGCTGAATAACATCTTATACAGGTTCTCAGATGGCTGGGACATTATTACTCTGGGTCAAGTGACCCCAACTTTGTACATGCTCAGTGAAGACAGGCAATTGTGGAAAAAACTCTGCCAGTAccattttgcagaaaaacag TTTTGTAGGCATTTGATTCTATCCGAGAAAGGTCACATTGACTGGAAGCTGATGTACTTTGCACTTCAGAAATATTACCCAATAAAGGAACAGTATGGGGACACCTTGCATTTCTGTCGACACTGTAGTATTCTGTTTTGGAAG gaTACAGGACACCCCTGCACAGCCAGTGATCCAAACACATGTCTCATGCCAGTATCTCCTCAGCACTTCATTGACCTCTTCAAATTTTGA
- the FBXO25 gene encoding F-box only protein 25 isoform X6: MKKYTVLKIVSLQPRKEKRIILGITQIHNRHGYCTLGEAFNRLDFSSAIQDIRRFNYVVKLLQLIAKSQLTSLSGAAQKNYFNILDKIVRKVMEDQYNPRLIKDLLQDLSSTLCILIRGVGKSVLVGNINIWICRLETILLWQQQLKNLQMNKEVNNGLTLSDLPLHMLNNILYRFSDGWDIITLGQVTPTLYMLSEDRQLWKKLCQYHFAEKQFCRHLILSEKGHIDWKLMYFALQKYYPIKEQYGDTLHFCRHCSILFWKDTGHPCTASDPNTCLMPVSPQHFIDLFKF; encoded by the exons atgaagaaatatACAGTACTGAAGATTGTGAGTTTGcagccaagaaaagaaaaaaggatcaTTTTAGGAATAACACAGATTCACAAT AGACATGGCTATTGCACATTGGGAGAAGCATTTAACCGCTTAGACTTTTCAAGTGCAATTCAGGACATCAGAAGGTTCAATTATGTGGTCAAA CTTTTGCAGTTAATTGCAAAATCCCAGTTAACCTCACTGAGTGGTGCTGCACAGAAGAACTACTTTAACATTTTGGACAAAATTGTGCGGAAGG tcATGGAAGACCAGTATAACCCACGATTAATCAAAGATCTTCTGCAGGATCTGAGTTCTACTCTCTGTATACTTATTAGGGGAGTTGGAAAATCAGTGTTGGTAGGGAACATTAATATTTGGATATGCCGATTAGAAACCATCCTTCTGTGGCAACAACAACTAAAAAACCTCCAGATGAACAAG GAAGTCAACAATGGTCTCACTCTTAGTGATCTTCCTCTGCACATGCTGAATAACATCTTATACAGGTTCTCAGATGGCTGGGACATTATTACTCTGGGTCAAGTGACCCCAACTTTGTACATGCTCAGTGAAGACAGGCAATTGTGGAAAAAACTCTGCCAGTAccattttgcagaaaaacag TTTTGTAGGCATTTGATTCTATCCGAGAAAGGTCACATTGACTGGAAGCTGATGTACTTTGCACTTCAGAAATATTACCCAATAAAGGAACAGTATGGGGACACCTTGCATTTCTGTCGACACTGTAGTATTCTGTTTTGGAAG gaTACAGGACACCCCTGCACAGCCAGTGATCCAAACACATGTCTCATGCCAGTATCTCCTCAGCACTTCATTGACCTCTTCAAATTTTGA
- the FBXO25 gene encoding F-box only protein 25 isoform X2, with the protein MPFLGQDWRSPGWRWIKTEDGWKRCEPFSPTLEDGSNQLNDISHTVILTGDDEDEEIYSTEDCEFAAKKRKKDHFRNNTDSQCFYREKWIYVHKESTRERHGYCTLGEAFNRLDFSSAIQDIRRFNYVVKLLQLIAKSQLTSLSGAAQKNYFNILDKIVRKVMEDQYNPRLIKDLLQDLSSTLCILIRGVGKSVLVGNINIWICRLETILLWQQQLKNLQMNKEVNNGLTLSDLPLHMLNNILYRFSDGWDIITLGQVTPTLYMLSEDRQLWKKLCQYHFAEKQFCRHLILSEKGHIDWKLMYFALQKYYPIKEQYGDTLHFCRHCSILFWKDYHLALLLKDTGHPCTASDPNTCLMPVSPQHFIDLFKF; encoded by the exons ATGCCATTTTTGGGCCAAGACTGGAGATCTCCTGGGTGGAGATGGATTAAAACAGAAGATGGATGGAAAAGATGTGAACCCTTCAGTCCTACACTTGAGGATGGAAGTAATCAGCTGAATGATATCAGTCACACTGT CATCTTAACTGGtgatgatgaagatgaagaaatatACAGTACTGAAGATTGTGAGTTTGcagccaagaaaagaaaaaaggatcaTTTTAGGAATAACACAGATTCACAAT gtttttatcGTGAGAAGTGGATTTATGTTCATAAAGAAAGCACGAGGGAA AGACATGGCTATTGCACATTGGGAGAAGCATTTAACCGCTTAGACTTTTCAAGTGCAATTCAGGACATCAGAAGGTTCAATTATGTGGTCAAA CTTTTGCAGTTAATTGCAAAATCCCAGTTAACCTCACTGAGTGGTGCTGCACAGAAGAACTACTTTAACATTTTGGACAAAATTGTGCGGAAGG tcATGGAAGACCAGTATAACCCACGATTAATCAAAGATCTTCTGCAGGATCTGAGTTCTACTCTCTGTATACTTATTAGGGGAGTTGGAAAATCAGTGTTGGTAGGGAACATTAATATTTGGATATGCCGATTAGAAACCATCCTTCTGTGGCAACAACAACTAAAAAACCTCCAGATGAACAAG GAAGTCAACAATGGTCTCACTCTTAGTGATCTTCCTCTGCACATGCTGAATAACATCTTATACAGGTTCTCAGATGGCTGGGACATTATTACTCTGGGTCAAGTGACCCCAACTTTGTACATGCTCAGTGAAGACAGGCAATTGTGGAAAAAACTCTGCCAGTAccattttgcagaaaaacag TTTTGTAGGCATTTGATTCTATCCGAGAAAGGTCACATTGACTGGAAGCTGATGTACTTTGCACTTCAGAAATATTACCCAATAAAGGAACAGTATGGGGACACCTTGCATTTCTGTCGACACTGTAGTATTCTGTTTTGGAAG GATTACCATCTTGCTTTGTTACTCAAG gaTACAGGACACCCCTGCACAGCCAGTGATCCAAACACATGTCTCATGCCAGTATCTCCTCAGCACTTCATTGACCTCTTCAAATTTTGA